Part of the Mycolicibacterium mageritense genome is shown below.
GGTCGACGCGATGATCGCGCGGCACGTCGACGGTGTCGTGTTCACCGTGCTGCATCCCGACGACGGCGAGGTGATCCGGTCGCTGCGCAGCGCGCACATCCCGTTGGTGCAGCTGTCGCGGCGGATCGAGCGCATTGACGCCGACTTCGTCGGGATCGACGATCGGGCCGCGGCCTCGGAGATGATGGAACACGTTGTCGGGCACGGCTATCGGGACATCGTCACGATCGTCGGGCCGCGCACGTCGAGCGCATCGGCGGCCAGGGAAGACGGGTTCGTCCGCACCGCGGAATCGCACGGCATCCGCAGCATCGCGTCGCACCACATCAGCACCTACCTCAGTGAGCGGGGCGGCTATGTGGCCGTCGAGCAGGTGCTGGCCCGCAAGGCGTTGCCCCACGTGATCGTGTGCGGCAGTGACGCCATCGCGCTCGGCGCCATCAGCGCGCTGCGCGCGCACTCGATCAACGTGCCCGAGGACGTCGCCGTGACGGGCTTCGACGGACTCTTTCCTGGCGCGTCCCCGCTCGTCGAGCTCACCACCGTCAATCAGCCGCGCCGCGAAATGGCCGAGCAGTCAATCGAACTCCTGACCCGTCGTATCGACGGCGCCGGAGGCTCGTACCAGTCGGTGCTGCGCGCGCACGAACTCCGCATCGGAACCACCTGCGGCTGCCCGCGAAAACACGCGGCCGCCGCCTGACCAACAACACAACACCACTCCCTGGGCAACAGCCCACGGGACCATCTTTCGACACCCTCAAGAAGGGGCCCTGCATGGCCACGGACACCGAATTGAACAGGCTCATCTTCCGAAAGCTGATGCCGCTCTTGATCGCGGCGTACATCATCGCCTTCATCGACCGCACCAACATCGGCCTGGCCAAAACGCACCTGGAAGCCGACCTCGGATTATCCGCTGCCGCATACGGTTTGGGTGCCGGGTTGTTCTTCCTGGCCTACTCGCTGTGCGAGGTTCCGAGCAACCTCATCATGCACCGCGTCGGCGCCCGGCTGTGGATCACCCGGATCATGGTGACCTGGGGACTGTTGTCGGCGGCCATGGCCTTCGTGCAAGGGCCCGTGTCGTTCTATGTGCTGCGCGTTCTGCTCGGGATGGCCGAGGCCGGCCTGTTCCCCGGCGTGATGCTCTACCTCACGTACTGGTTCGGGCGCCGGGAGCGGGCCAGGGCCAACGGTGCTTTCCTGGTCGCGGTCTGCCTCGCCAACATCATGGGCGCGCCCATCGGCGGTGCCCTGCTCGGCATGGACGGAGCCCTGGGCTGGCACGGCTGGCAGTGGATGTTCGTGATCGAGGGCCTGCCCGCGGTAGCGCTCGCGTTCGTCGTGTACAAGTTTCTGCCCAACGGGCCCCACGACGCGAAATGGCTTGACCCGCACCAGGCCCGCGCGCTGACCGAGCGGCTGGCACAAGAGCAGCAGGACGGTGCCGAGGCGTCCGGGACGCATTCGTTCGCCGGCGTGTTCCGGGACAAGCAGATCCTGTTGGTGATCGCGGTGTACTTCACCCACCAGATCGCGGTCTACAGCCTGACCTACTTCCTGCCCGGGATCATCGGCGAGTGGGGTGAGATGTCCGACCTCACGATCGGTCTGCTCACGGCCCTGCCATGGGTCGCGGCCGCCGTCGGCACTCTCGTCCTGCCGCGCTACGCCACCGACGGCCGCCGTTCCCGGACGATGCTCTTCGGCGGAATGGCCGCCATGGTCATCGGATTCACGATCGGGGCGGTCGCCGGGCCCGCACTCGCGCTCATCGGGTTCTGCGTCGCGGCGTCCACATTCTTTGTCGTCCAGTCGATCCTGTTCGCGGTGCCTGCGTCGAGGCTGGCGGGTGCGGCGCTGGCCGGCGGGCTGGCGCTGGTCAACACGCTCGGCATCCTCGGCGGCTTCGTCGGCCCGTTCGTGATGGGCCTCATCGAGACCGCGACCGACAACCCTTCTGCCGGACTGTGGTTCGTGATCGCGCTGGTGTTCATCGGAGCCCTCGTGAGCTTGACCCTCAAGATCCAGGATGCGCCGGCGGACGTCACAGAGAAAGAGGTAACAACATGACCGACCGAATCCTCGTCGTCGGCGCGGGTGCCATCGGCGGAGTCACCGCCGCGCACCTCGCGCGGGCCGGCCGGGACGTCACGGTGCTCGACGCCAACACCGAACACGTGCGGCTGATGAACTCGCCAGGGCTGCGATTCGACGAGCTCGGACAGACCTCACAGGTCATCATCCCAGCGGTCGCCGACCCTGCCGAGTTGTCGGGCCGGTTCGACTACGCGCTTGTCACGCTCAAGGCGCCGTACCTTGACGTCGCCCTCGCGCCGTTGGTCGCGGGCGACCTGGTGGACACCTACGTGTTCCTCGGTAACGGCTTGGTGCAGAACACCGTTGGGCAGATCGTCGGCCCCGGCCGGCTCGTCGTCGGGATCACCGAGTGGGGCGCGACCAATCTCGGTCCCGGCCACCTCGCCCAGACCACCGTCGCGCCGTTCGTCATCGGCGAGGCCGATGGCAGCCGCACCGAACGCGTCGAGAGGCTGAGCCGTCTCCTCGCCGCGGCGGCCGAGGTGCGGATCTCGACCCGCATCGTGGGTCAGATCTGGACGAAGCTCCTGCTCAACAGCACCTTCTCCGGGCTCGGCGCGGTCGGCGGAATGCTGTACCGCGAGGTGGTCGCCGACCCGCTCGGCCGCGAACTGGCCCACCGGCTGTGGACCGAGGCCTACGACGTCGCGCACGCGGCAGGCATCGAACTCGACGAGATCATCGGTTTGCAACCGGACCGGCTCGTCGTCCGGTCCGCCGGCGACGTCGAACGGGCCGATGCCGCAACACAAATCCTGATGGACCGGCTCGGCGCCACCAAGGCGTCCATGCTGCAGGATCTCGAACGCGGCGCCGTCACCGAGGTCGACGTCATCAACGGCGGCGTGTGCGCGACAGCTGAAAAAGCCGGCGTGGCAAGCCCGTTGAACGCCCGCATCGTCGAGCTCGTGCACGACTGCGAGCAAGGGCGCCGCGCGCCGGGCGCAGCCACGCTCGAAGCCCTCGCCGAAGTGCCGGCCTGAACCCCAACCCTCAAGGAGTAGAACCCGTGAACGACAAAGTCATCATCACCTGCGCGCTGACCGGCGGCATGACCGTCCCCGCCCAGAGCAAGGCCATTCCCGTCACCGTCGAGCAGATAGTCGAGGACGGCGTCAAGGCGGCCGAGGCCGGCGCGTCCGTTCTGCATGTACACGTGCGCGAGGAGGCGACCGGGCGGCCCGTCGCCGACCTCGACCTGTTCGAACGCGTGCTGTCCGAACTCAAGAAGCGCACAGACGCCGTCA
Proteins encoded:
- a CDS encoding LacI family DNA-binding transcriptional regulator, with the translated sequence MRTRISAADVARAVGVSPATVSYVMNGRSGVSEQTRAKILEVAEELGHISSARADRLRSHQTRVIGLVLTDIANPFYTEIAAGTIDAARARGYEVFLAHTQEDPETLRSVVDAMIARHVDGVVFTVLHPDDGEVIRSLRSAHIPLVQLSRRIERIDADFVGIDDRAAASEMMEHVVGHGYRDIVTIVGPRTSSASAAREDGFVRTAESHGIRSIASHHISTYLSERGGYVAVEQVLARKALPHVIVCGSDAIALGAISALRAHSINVPEDVAVTGFDGLFPGASPLVELTTVNQPRREMAEQSIELLTRRIDGAGGSYQSVLRAHELRIGTTCGCPRKHAAAA
- a CDS encoding ketopantoate reductase family protein, which produces MTDRILVVGAGAIGGVTAAHLARAGRDVTVLDANTEHVRLMNSPGLRFDELGQTSQVIIPAVADPAELSGRFDYALVTLKAPYLDVALAPLVAGDLVDTYVFLGNGLVQNTVGQIVGPGRLVVGITEWGATNLGPGHLAQTTVAPFVIGEADGSRTERVERLSRLLAAAAEVRISTRIVGQIWTKLLLNSTFSGLGAVGGMLYREVVADPLGRELAHRLWTEAYDVAHAAGIELDEIIGLQPDRLVVRSAGDVERADAATQILMDRLGATKASMLQDLERGAVTEVDVINGGVCATAEKAGVASPLNARIVELVHDCEQGRRAPGAATLEALAEVPA
- a CDS encoding MFS transporter gives rise to the protein MNRLIFRKLMPLLIAAYIIAFIDRTNIGLAKTHLEADLGLSAAAYGLGAGLFFLAYSLCEVPSNLIMHRVGARLWITRIMVTWGLLSAAMAFVQGPVSFYVLRVLLGMAEAGLFPGVMLYLTYWFGRRERARANGAFLVAVCLANIMGAPIGGALLGMDGALGWHGWQWMFVIEGLPAVALAFVVYKFLPNGPHDAKWLDPHQARALTERLAQEQQDGAEASGTHSFAGVFRDKQILLVIAVYFTHQIAVYSLTYFLPGIIGEWGEMSDLTIGLLTALPWVAAAVGTLVLPRYATDGRRSRTMLFGGMAAMVIGFTIGAVAGPALALIGFCVAASTFFVVQSILFAVPASRLAGAALAGGLALVNTLGILGGFVGPFVMGLIETATDNPSAGLWFVIALVFIGALVSLTLKIQDAPADVTEKEVTT